The following proteins are encoded in a genomic region of Sorangiineae bacterium MSr12523:
- a CDS encoding M36 family metallopeptidase: MVSWDAATRKARFIRAGSQVDRLRPAIQADWGTAARVHLLRHSALLGVSEAELRQVPVSTVHTMADGASVVQFEQNVDGIPVFRSRASVVLDAKKNLVSIGSTLHATMVPDALSTRALRVKTFDLSPEKAMSKAYADKYRREPKAVRDNGARSGSMRGYSVITPSGDARVSEATAKRVWFPEGPALLPAYYIEFLAREQGDKENKAYGYVVGAADGRVLHRQSLTQNEAFQYRVWAEADGNHIPMDGPMVDYSPHPTGAPDKSVPGYRPPNLVSMEGFNKNPDGRADPWLAAIDTVTFGNNVRAYSDRNDTHEQDADGRTIGDGYDDGVDLRGEITGPMTFDRTYDIEQEPNSNPEQIKAAVTQMFYVTNWLHDYWYDSGFNEAAGNAQLSNYGRGGVEGDPFLAQAQDGADNGYMNNANMATFAEGTSPRMQMFVWSGVPNRKVETTPALTFDDGYGAAVYGPQEFDKSGTIVLSDDGVNTPSDGCQKPTNVAGKIAIIDRGTCDFISKGKNAQAGGAIGIILLNNVEGHVPPNPGLDDPTIKIPLVSLSKEDGQKLKDALAQGAVQGSIFRGPEVLHDGTIDNTIIAHEWGHYLHHRLVVCGSLSCGGMSEGWADFNALMMSIRPGDSFDGRVFPLAQYAAAGLFPNASYFGIRRAPYSTDMAKNPFTFQHIRWRSELPTTAPLQPASPDMSEVHNVGEIWAQTLFDAYANLQKAGQAATPPRTFEESKRRMADYLVAGMKATPVEPTFAEQRDAILGAVWATGRREDFDALAQGFAKRGLGVGAVAPPTDSYTLDEAVESFSTGGDFAFVDATMDDSGSSCDRDGVLDSGETGKLVVRVRNSGWAALTGTTISVSSTEPSIFFGSPGEPATATIASMGPFEVMEATINVTADRTRLARTSVPIQITLTNDAAASKTLEATANVLYNFDDVPKSSVSDNAESATTAWTFLHGPKPIESWFRTGGTQNHVWHGSDVGVASDESLVSPDLVVGSGDFSVTFDHRFYFESGAAVPGGPEVFFDGAVFELSEDGGTTWKDVSEYIDPKYPLTVYESAEGKNVLSGRKAWAGQSAKYPEYVPVVLKFGKVLAGKTIRVRFRVGCDVSVGAPGWDIDNLTFSGITNLPFPTVVDDRRACVVTTPPDAGTDAGKGGAADGGGGGNPGGGGGGGGGGPTFPESDAGSPTNPTDPGGGGDDDGGCATSPVRAPGTQGLALLLGGGLLMFLRRVTSRRRR; this comes from the coding sequence GTGGTGTCGTGGGATGCGGCGACGCGGAAGGCGCGGTTCATTCGGGCGGGGTCGCAGGTCGATCGGTTGCGGCCTGCGATTCAGGCGGATTGGGGTACGGCGGCGCGGGTTCATCTGTTGCGTCATTCGGCATTGCTCGGGGTGAGTGAGGCGGAGTTGCGCCAGGTCCCCGTGAGCACGGTACATACGATGGCGGACGGGGCCAGTGTGGTGCAGTTCGAGCAGAACGTCGACGGCATCCCCGTGTTTCGCTCACGTGCAAGTGTGGTGCTCGACGCGAAGAAGAACCTCGTGTCCATCGGCTCGACGTTGCACGCGACGATGGTGCCGGACGCACTGTCCACGCGCGCGCTTCGGGTGAAGACGTTCGACCTGAGCCCCGAGAAGGCCATGTCCAAGGCCTACGCCGACAAGTACCGGCGGGAGCCGAAGGCGGTGCGCGACAATGGAGCTCGCAGCGGCTCGATGCGCGGCTACAGCGTCATCACGCCCTCTGGCGATGCCCGCGTCTCCGAGGCCACGGCCAAGCGCGTGTGGTTCCCCGAGGGGCCGGCGCTTTTACCTGCGTATTACATCGAGTTTCTCGCACGCGAGCAGGGCGACAAGGAGAACAAAGCTTATGGGTACGTCGTGGGCGCGGCCGATGGGAGGGTGCTCCATCGGCAATCGCTCACGCAAAACGAGGCGTTTCAGTACAGGGTTTGGGCAGAAGCCGATGGAAATCACATTCCGATGGATGGGCCGATGGTCGACTACTCCCCGCATCCAACGGGGGCGCCGGACAAGTCCGTCCCGGGTTATCGGCCGCCGAATCTCGTTTCCATGGAAGGGTTCAACAAGAACCCCGACGGACGAGCCGACCCGTGGCTCGCCGCCATCGACACGGTGACCTTCGGGAACAACGTGCGGGCCTATTCGGACCGCAACGATACCCACGAGCAGGACGCGGATGGCAGGACCATCGGCGACGGCTATGACGACGGCGTCGACCTTCGCGGTGAGATCACCGGGCCGATGACCTTCGATCGAACCTACGACATCGAGCAAGAGCCGAACTCGAACCCCGAGCAGATCAAGGCCGCGGTGACGCAGATGTTCTACGTCACCAATTGGCTGCACGACTACTGGTACGACTCCGGCTTCAACGAGGCCGCCGGAAATGCGCAGCTCTCCAACTACGGCCGCGGCGGTGTGGAAGGCGATCCCTTCCTCGCGCAGGCGCAGGACGGCGCGGACAACGGCTACATGAACAATGCCAACATGGCCACGTTTGCCGAGGGAACGTCGCCGCGTATGCAAATGTTCGTCTGGTCGGGGGTGCCCAATCGCAAGGTGGAGACCACGCCCGCGCTGACCTTCGACGACGGGTACGGTGCGGCCGTCTACGGTCCGCAGGAATTCGATAAATCGGGAACGATTGTGCTCTCGGACGACGGCGTCAATACGCCGAGCGACGGCTGCCAGAAGCCGACGAACGTGGCGGGAAAGATTGCGATCATCGACCGCGGAACCTGCGACTTCATTTCCAAAGGAAAGAATGCGCAGGCGGGCGGTGCGATCGGCATCATCTTGCTCAACAACGTCGAGGGGCACGTTCCCCCCAACCCGGGGCTGGATGACCCGACCATCAAAATTCCGCTCGTCTCGCTCAGCAAAGAAGATGGGCAGAAGCTCAAGGATGCGCTCGCGCAAGGGGCGGTGCAGGGCAGTATCTTCCGCGGGCCCGAGGTGCTGCACGATGGGACGATCGACAACACGATCATCGCCCACGAGTGGGGCCACTACCTGCACCATCGCCTGGTCGTGTGCGGTTCGCTTTCCTGCGGCGGCATGAGCGAGGGTTGGGCCGACTTCAATGCGCTGATGATGTCGATTCGCCCGGGTGACTCGTTCGACGGGCGCGTGTTTCCGCTCGCGCAGTATGCGGCGGCGGGGCTTTTCCCCAATGCCAGCTACTTCGGTATCCGCCGTGCGCCGTATTCGACGGACATGGCGAAGAATCCGTTTACGTTCCAGCACATTCGCTGGCGATCGGAGCTTCCCACGACGGCACCGCTGCAGCCGGCCTCACCGGACATGAGCGAGGTGCACAACGTCGGCGAGATTTGGGCGCAAACGCTGTTCGACGCCTATGCCAATTTGCAAAAGGCGGGGCAAGCGGCGACTCCGCCGCGGACATTCGAAGAGAGCAAGCGGCGCATGGCCGATTACCTCGTGGCCGGCATGAAGGCGACGCCGGTCGAGCCGACGTTCGCCGAGCAGCGCGATGCGATCCTCGGCGCCGTTTGGGCGACCGGCCGGCGCGAGGACTTCGACGCCCTCGCGCAGGGCTTCGCCAAGCGCGGGCTCGGCGTGGGTGCGGTGGCGCCGCCCACGGATTCGTACACCTTGGACGAGGCGGTGGAGAGCTTCTCGACCGGCGGCGACTTCGCCTTCGTGGACGCCACGATGGATGACTCGGGCAGCTCCTGCGATCGCGATGGCGTTCTCGACTCGGGCGAGACGGGCAAGCTCGTGGTCCGGGTGCGCAACTCCGGGTGGGCTGCGCTCACGGGGACGACGATTTCCGTGAGCTCCACGGAGCCGAGCATTTTCTTCGGCTCACCGGGCGAGCCCGCGACGGCGACCATCGCGTCGATGGGGCCGTTCGAGGTGATGGAGGCGACCATCAACGTGACCGCGGACCGAACGCGGCTCGCGCGCACGTCGGTTCCGATTCAGATCACGCTGACGAACGATGCGGCGGCGTCGAAGACGTTGGAGGCCACCGCGAACGTGCTCTACAACTTCGACGACGTGCCGAAGTCGTCGGTGAGCGACAACGCGGAGAGCGCGACCACCGCGTGGACATTCCTGCACGGGCCGAAGCCGATCGAGTCGTGGTTCCGCACGGGGGGCACGCAGAACCACGTGTGGCACGGCTCCGACGTCGGCGTGGCGTCGGACGAGAGCCTCGTGTCACCGGATCTGGTGGTGGGCAGCGGCGACTTCTCCGTGACCTTCGACCACCGCTTCTATTTCGAGAGCGGGGCCGCGGTGCCGGGTGGTCCGGAGGTGTTCTTCGACGGAGCCGTTTTCGAGCTGTCCGAAGACGGTGGCACCACCTGGAAGGACGTTTCGGAGTACATCGATCCGAAGTACCCCTTGACGGTCTACGAGTCCGCGGAGGGCAAGAACGTGCTCAGTGGGCGCAAGGCGTGGGCAGGGCAATCGGCGAAATATCCCGAGTACGTTCCCGTGGTACTGAAGTTCGGAAAGGTGCTCGCGGGCAAGACCATCCGGGTGCGCTTCCGCGTCGGATGCGACGTTTCGGTGGGCGCGCCCGGTTGGGATATCGACAACCTCACCTTCAGCGGAATTACCAATTTGCCATTCCCGACCGTGGTCGACGATCGGCGCGCCTGCGTTGTCACGACGCCGCCCGACGCCGGCACCGACGCCGGTAAAGGCGGAGCGGCCGATGGCGGGGGCGGTGGGAACCCGGGCGGTGGTGGCGGCGGTGGCGGTGGTGGGCCGACCTTCCCCGAATCCGACGCGGGCTCGCCGACCAACCCCACCGATCCGGGCGGGGGAGGCGACGATGACGGCGGATGCGCCACGTCGCCCGTGAGGGCGCCGGGAACGCAGGGACTCGCGCTCTTGCTGGGCGGCGGTTTGCTGATGTTCCTGCGCCGGGTTACATCGCGCCGTCGTCGTTGA
- a CDS encoding penicillin acylase family protein gives MSNRTWAIGIAKFATAAFSLAACSQSSDEGYRVSVEEESFEAESQSDIYLNAMPPGANGNSAGGLRGTSLYPPNFTDSLALYGDLAYAKRGLTATPCTPPRDASEHVASSDLACNYFKNEGLEPDVVKSTKWLWTPGGKWVSIKRDGWGVPFIDAPDRASAMYAFGYASAEDRLWLHDVLRHIGRGRLSQYLGPAQYFYEFDSNFASIAGYSEDELTAMVENTRQKAGSLGELVVQDLDGMVSGINAYITSLAGPNLLKIPPEYTFLRPLGFPPAKWTRNDIVASAILIQSLFATGGGGEHLNELLLQQLDGALKPGAGSVAQGACDLWRDLRHAVDPDTPRTVLETFATQSPPQVSEACPAALPPGAAIWDPGSFQTRQIFQTNLGIVLGVNAQKKPAAPAGATDTLPRGRDLRHLNAPLDPFQGSKDALRRAGFPLPNTMSNFIGVTANQTKAGHPIAVMGPQSSYFLPQLLWEVAIRSHGGTPQDFEGRGVVFGDLPYINIGRGIDFAWSATSGGSDQVDIRVSKLCNLSGSAPSREDRNHDGFPDADGYLFDEGDGRGPVCRAFYKRTDRWNVLPTPASLSLNGLNGPVPQLPQVASRYVLRTHYGPVFATAMVGGEPVAVSIQRSTFFGELDTAAPFALTSTRVVKDAASFQRLFNGITGTFNWLYVDKNDIGYIHSGLYPQRDIGQHPELPVWGDGRFEWGSMRALPEGYFSRFGGNKVFVTNTSTPIAQGDPLEGAFEWKDFLPLSAHPTAINPARGTISSWNNSPAAGWWAADGNGSYGPTHRADMLQRRLDAFQASGKKHDIASMIEVMGDAAYTDLRGQELLPLLLPLLRSGPLSDDQRILVDLLQAWADDGSPRRDRDHDGVYDYRAQVVLMDAWYPHLMEKLLPQLDALDKAHVPVLQERYDAPRAQGSAYQQGWFQHMKRVLQMARNTPGHHDYRQLKCAGDGTATGCRQAALDALAAAVGDLGGFSNRASWDGSTLANAKGKSGAVVEDYDSVEHTAISFLTVAPIHWTNRPTFQQVVQIFNARR, from the coding sequence ATGTCGAATCGAACGTGGGCAATCGGTATTGCCAAGTTTGCCACGGCTGCCTTTTCTTTGGCCGCGTGCAGCCAAAGCAGCGATGAGGGATATCGCGTTTCGGTCGAGGAGGAATCGTTCGAGGCCGAGAGCCAAAGCGATATTTACCTCAATGCCATGCCACCCGGCGCGAATGGCAATTCCGCGGGCGGCTTGCGCGGTACCAGCCTTTACCCGCCCAACTTCACCGATTCGTTGGCGCTGTATGGTGATTTGGCCTACGCGAAACGCGGCCTGACCGCGACGCCCTGTACCCCGCCGCGCGATGCGTCGGAGCATGTTGCCTCGTCCGATCTTGCGTGCAACTACTTCAAAAACGAGGGCCTCGAGCCGGACGTGGTCAAGTCCACCAAGTGGCTTTGGACCCCCGGGGGCAAGTGGGTGAGCATCAAGCGGGATGGCTGGGGCGTTCCCTTCATCGATGCACCGGATCGCGCCTCGGCGATGTACGCGTTCGGTTATGCCTCGGCCGAGGACCGGCTGTGGCTTCACGACGTGCTTCGCCACATCGGCCGCGGACGGCTTTCGCAGTACCTCGGGCCGGCGCAGTACTTTTACGAATTCGATTCCAACTTTGCCTCGATTGCCGGTTACAGCGAGGACGAGCTGACCGCGATGGTGGAAAATACGCGGCAGAAAGCTGGTTCGCTGGGCGAGCTGGTGGTGCAGGATCTGGATGGGATGGTGTCCGGCATCAATGCGTACATCACCTCGCTGGCCGGGCCCAATTTGCTGAAGATCCCGCCGGAGTACACGTTTTTGCGGCCGCTGGGCTTCCCCCCGGCGAAGTGGACGCGCAACGACATCGTGGCCTCGGCCATTCTGATTCAATCGCTGTTTGCCACGGGCGGGGGCGGGGAGCACCTGAACGAGTTGTTGCTCCAGCAACTGGATGGCGCGTTGAAGCCGGGCGCCGGAAGCGTGGCCCAGGGCGCGTGCGATCTCTGGCGCGACCTGCGGCATGCCGTCGATCCCGATACGCCGCGCACCGTGCTCGAGACGTTTGCCACGCAGTCGCCGCCCCAGGTCAGCGAGGCCTGCCCGGCGGCGTTGCCTCCTGGGGCGGCCATTTGGGACCCCGGGAGCTTTCAAACGCGGCAGATTTTCCAGACCAACCTTGGGATCGTGCTCGGCGTGAATGCGCAAAAGAAGCCCGCGGCCCCGGCGGGGGCAACGGATACGCTGCCGCGCGGCCGCGATCTTCGGCATTTGAATGCGCCGCTGGATCCGTTTCAGGGCAGCAAAGATGCGTTGCGGCGCGCGGGATTTCCGCTGCCCAACACCATGTCGAACTTCATCGGCGTGACGGCCAACCAGACCAAGGCGGGGCATCCCATCGCGGTGATGGGGCCGCAGTCATCGTATTTCCTGCCGCAACTCCTCTGGGAGGTGGCCATCCGCTCGCATGGCGGGACACCGCAGGACTTCGAGGGACGCGGCGTCGTTTTTGGCGATTTGCCGTACATCAACATTGGGCGCGGCATCGACTTCGCGTGGAGTGCCACCTCGGGCGGGTCCGACCAAGTCGATATTCGCGTTTCCAAGTTGTGCAATCTGTCCGGCTCGGCGCCATCCCGCGAGGATCGGAACCATGACGGCTTTCCCGACGCCGACGGTTACCTCTTCGACGAAGGCGATGGGCGCGGGCCGGTCTGCCGTGCCTTCTACAAGCGGACGGACCGCTGGAACGTGCTGCCCACCCCGGCGAGCCTCTCGCTCAATGGGCTGAATGGCCCCGTTCCGCAGCTGCCGCAGGTGGCGTCGCGCTACGTGTTGCGCACGCACTACGGGCCGGTCTTCGCGACGGCGATGGTCGGCGGCGAGCCGGTGGCGGTGTCCATCCAGCGCTCGACGTTCTTCGGAGAGCTGGATACGGCGGCGCCGTTTGCGCTCACCTCGACGCGCGTGGTGAAGGACGCCGCGAGCTTCCAGCGCCTGTTCAACGGCATCACCGGTACGTTCAATTGGCTCTATGTCGACAAGAACGATATTGGCTATATCCATAGTGGCCTTTACCCGCAGCGCGACATCGGGCAACACCCCGAGCTGCCCGTGTGGGGCGATGGCCGCTTCGAATGGGGCAGCATGCGCGCGCTGCCGGAGGGGTATTTCTCTCGATTCGGCGGGAACAAGGTGTTCGTCACCAACACGTCCACGCCGATTGCCCAGGGCGATCCGCTGGAGGGCGCCTTCGAGTGGAAGGACTTCTTGCCGCTTTCTGCGCACCCCACGGCCATCAACCCGGCGCGCGGAACGATTTCGAGCTGGAACAACAGCCCCGCCGCCGGCTGGTGGGCGGCCGACGGCAACGGCAGCTACGGCCCGACGCACCGGGCGGACATGCTTCAACGGCGGCTCGACGCGTTCCAAGCCTCGGGAAAGAAGCACGATATTGCGAGCATGATCGAAGTCATGGGTGATGCGGCCTACACCGATCTGCGAGGCCAGGAGCTTTTACCGCTCCTCTTGCCGCTGCTTCGCTCGGGTCCTTTGAGCGACGACCAACGGATCTTGGTCGATCTGCTGCAGGCGTGGGCGGACGATGGCTCGCCGCGGCGCGATCGCGATCACGATGGCGTCTATGATTATCGCGCCCAGGTGGTCCTGATGGATGCGTGGTACCCGCACCTGATGGAGAAACTGCTCCCGCAGCTCGATGCGCTGGACAAGGCCCACGTGCCGGTGCTCCAGGAGCGCTACGATGCGCCGCGTGCGCAAGGATCGGCGTACCAGCAAGGCTGGTTCCAGCACATGAAGCGCGTGCTGCAGATGGCCCGAAATACACCGGGGCATCACGACTACCGGCAATTGAAGTGCGCCGGCGATGGGACGGCCACCGGCTGCCGCCAGGCGGCGCTCGATGCGCTGGCGGCGGCGGTGGGCGATCTGGGCGGGTTCTCGAACCGCGCCAGCTGGGACGGGAGCACCCTCGCGAATGCGAAGGGGAAGTCGGGCGCGGTGGTCGAGGATTACGATTCGGTGGAGCACACGGCGATAAGCTTCCTCACCGTGGCCCCGATTCACTGGACGAACCGGCCGACGTTTCAGCAGGTCGTCCAGATCTTCAATGCACGTCGCTGA
- a CDS encoding DUF2283 domain-containing protein, translating into MAIGRFDFKVTGPTTAYLRLPTYPDTAVGASARTVTLPDLMGAYQGPYVVFDFDKDGVLIGIEIVGDDVEAEQDRPGEVPADGIQRRPNRSRA; encoded by the coding sequence ATGGCCATTGGTAGGTTCGATTTCAAAGTAACCGGACCCACGACGGCATATCTGCGACTGCCGACCTATCCCGATACCGCCGTCGGCGCGAGCGCTCGGACCGTGACGTTGCCGGATCTCATGGGGGCTTACCAAGGGCCGTACGTCGTTTTCGACTTCGACAAAGACGGTGTTCTCATCGGCATCGAAATCGTTGGTGACGATGTCGAGGCGGAGCAGGACCGACCCGGAGAAGTACCCGCCGATGGAATCCAAAGAAGACCAAATCGTTCTCGGGCCTGA
- a CDS encoding RNA polymerase sigma factor translates to MRPSSVRPLRTRKSSDQDVPERSDAELVLLAQARDPRAAAGLWDRYAPAVRALLFRTLGPGWDVDDLVQEVFVGFFRNIASLRDPSAVRSFLFGIGLRVARTALRKKRVRRWFHLSDSGQVPDVASSAHDPSSRAALFRLYAVLEELSDRDRLAFVLRHAEGYELTEISSALGCSLATTKRCIARADEHVTRRALEEPLLQSYVSRQDKGESLP, encoded by the coding sequence ATGCGACCTTCTTCGGTGCGCCCGTTGCGCACACGCAAGAGCAGCGACCAGGACGTGCCCGAGCGGAGTGACGCCGAGCTCGTGCTCCTCGCGCAAGCCCGCGATCCGCGGGCGGCCGCAGGGCTGTGGGATCGCTATGCACCGGCGGTGCGGGCGCTGCTGTTTCGCACACTCGGTCCGGGCTGGGACGTCGATGATCTCGTGCAGGAGGTGTTCGTCGGCTTCTTTCGCAACATCGCGAGCCTGCGCGATCCTTCGGCCGTGCGCTCCTTTCTCTTCGGCATCGGCCTGCGGGTGGCCCGCACGGCACTGCGCAAGAAGCGCGTGCGACGCTGGTTTCATCTGAGCGACAGCGGCCAGGTGCCCGACGTTGCCTCGAGCGCGCACGATCCCTCGTCGCGCGCGGCGTTGTTTCGCTTGTACGCCGTGCTCGAAGAGCTGTCCGATCGCGATCGCCTCGCCTTCGTGCTGCGCCACGCGGAGGGCTACGAGCTGACCGAAATTTCGAGCGCGCTCGGCTGCTCCCTCGCGACGACGAAGCGCTGCATCGCCCGCGCCGACGAACACGTGACCCGTCGCGCGCTCGAAGAGCCACTGTTGCAGTCGTACGTGTCCAGGCAAGACAAAGGGGAAAGCTTGCCATGA